Proteins encoded in a region of the Triticum dicoccoides isolate Atlit2015 ecotype Zavitan chromosome 3A, WEW_v2.0, whole genome shotgun sequence genome:
- the LOC119269230 gene encoding receptor-like serine/threonine-protein kinase SD1-8: MRRRALSLLLLVAATCLPVSIATDTIDLTASITGNQTLLSARGAFRLGFFTPPGSSGGRTYIGIWYARIPVRTVVWVANRRDPVVASPGVLKLSPDGRLVIVDGRNTTVWSSAEPTGNVATKATARLLDSGNLVVSSDGSGSSQSVAWQSFDYPTDTQLPGMKVGVDHRSGFAWNITSWSSPADPSPGEYTVKLIAGGLPEFFLFRGPAKIFTTGPWNGVVLTGVPELKTEEYTFALVSNPNETYSTYYISSPTLLTRLVVEGSTGLLQRYVWADGAWNNFWYHPTDPCDSYARCGPFGVAYCDTAHSPECSCLPGFQPRSRKWSFRDGSGGCVRRTKLSCGDGDGFWPVNNMKLPEATNATVHADMTLDECRQLCLANCSCRAYSAANISGGVDRGCVIWATDLLNMRQYPAVVQDLYIRLAQSDVDALNVSVAGKRRRPMVIAVAAAISGALLLAAAGCLCFWRYKARRKRWRQAPETAPGSGDNVLPFRARKHPASSPARDSENKMSCGEDDLDLPLFDLAVILAATDNFAAESKLGEGGFGPVYLGRLEDGQEVAVKRLSKKSSQGVEEFKNEVRLIAKLQHRNLVRLLGCCTDDDERLLVYEFMHNNSLDTFIFDDAKRKLLGWSKRFEIILGIARGLLYLHEDSRVRIIHRDMKASNVLLDRNMVPKISDFGIARMFGGDQTTAYTLKVIGTYGYMSPEYAMDGVFSIKSDIYSFGVMVLEIVTGKKIRGFYDTELDLNLCGYAWMLWKEGRSTELLDDAMGGSCDHSQVRRCIQVALMCVDVQPRNRPMMSSVVMMLAGENATLPEPNEPGVNLGRNRTDTGFSETQSEFTVTTTDTAHSKS; the protein is encoded by the exons ATGAGGAGGCGTGCGCTCTCTCTACTCCTCCTTGTCGCGGCCACCTGCCTCCCCGTATCGATCGCCACCGACACCATCGACCTGACCGCGTCCATCACCGGCAACCAGACGCTGCTCTCCGCCCGTGGAGCATTCAGGTTAGGCTTCTTCACCCCGCCCGGCAGCTCCGGCGGCAGGACCTACATCGGCATTTGGTACGCACGCATCCCAGTACGGACCGTCGTGTGGGTCGCCAACCGCCGGGACCCGGTCGTCGCGTCCCCGGGCGTTCTCAAGCTCTCCCCCGACGGTCGCCTTGTCATCGTCGACGGCCGGAACACCACCGTTTGGTCCTCCGCAGAGCCCACCGGAAACGTGGCCACCAAGGCCACCGCTCGGCTTCTCGACAGCGGCAACTTGGTCGTGAGCTCCGATGGGAGTGGATCGAGCCAGAGCGTGGCATGGCAGAGCTTCGACTACCCGACGGACACGCAGCTCCCGGGCATGAAGGTCGGGGTGGATCACAGGAGTGGCTTCGCCTGGAACATCACGTCGTGGAGCAGCCCCGCCGACCCCTCCCCGGGGGAGTACACGGTCAAGCTGATCGCCGGCGGACTGCCTGAGTTCTTCCTCTTCCGCGGCCCGGCCAAGATCTTCACGACCGGGCCGTGGAACGGCGTGGTGCTCACCGGCGTGCCGGAGCTCAAGACCGAGGAGTACACATTCGCGCTCGTGTCAAACCCCAACGAGACGTATAGCACCTACTACATCAGCTCCCCGACGCTGCTGACGCGGCTCGTCGTGGAAGGCTCGACGGGGCTGCTGCAGCGGTACGTGTGGGCCGACGGCGCGTGGAACAACTTCTGGTACCACCCGACCGACCCGTGCGACAGCTACGCCAGGTGCGGCCCTTTCGGTGTCGCCTACTGCGACACCGCGCATTCGCCGGAGTGTAGCTGCTTGCCGGGGTTCCAGCCGCGGTCACGGAAGTGGAGCTTCCGGGACGGCTCCGGCGGCTGCGTCAGGAGGACCAAGCTGAGCTGCGGGGACGGCGACGGGTTCTGGCCGGTTAACAATATGAAGCTGCCGGAGGCGACCAACGCGACGGTGCACGCCGACATGACGCTGGACGAGTGCAGGCAGCTGTGCCTGGCCAACTGTAGCTGCAGGGCGTACTCCGCCGCCAATATCAGCGGGGGCGTCGACCGCGGGTGCGTCATTTGGGCCACCGATCTGCTGAACATGCGGCAGTATCCGGCGGTCGTGCAGGACCTGTACATCCGGCTCGCGCAGTCAGATGTAGATGCCTTGAACGTCTCAG TTGCAGGTAAGCGCCGACGCCCCATGGTGATCGCCGTCGCCGCGGCTATTTCCGGCGCGCTTCTTCTGGCAGCCGCTGGCTGCTTATGTTTCTGGAGATACAAGGCGAGGAGGAAGCGGTGGCGTCAGGCGCCTGAAACTGCGCCAGGCAGTGGAGACAACGTGCTTCCATTCAGGGCCAGAAAACACCCTGCTTCGAGCCCAGCACGGGACAGCGAGAACAAGATGAGCTGCGGCGAAGACGATCTCGACCTTCCATTGTTCGATCTCGCCGTGATCCTCGCCGCCACGGACAACTTCGCAGCAGAGAGCAAGCTAGGAGAAGGTGGATTTGGCCCCGTGTATTTG GGGAGGCTTGAGGATGGGCAAGAAGTAGCTGTGAAGAGGCTgtccaagaaatcatcacaaggcgtcGAGGAATTCAAGAACGAGGTGAGGCTAATCGCCAAGCTCCAGCACAGGAACCTGGTGAGGCTGctcggctgctgcaccgacgacGATGAGAGGCTGCTCGTCTACGAGTTCATGCACAACAACAGCCTGGACACCTTCATATTTG ATGATGCAAAGCGTAAGTTGCTGGGATGGAGCAAACGCTTTGAGATCATTCTGGGGATCGCACGGGGGCTGCTCTACCTCCACGAGGACTCGAGGGTCAGGATCATCCACAGGGATATGAAAGCGAGCAACGTGCTGCTGGACAGGAACATGGTCCCCAAGATATCGGACTTCGGCATCGCGAGAATGTTCGGCGGCGACCAGACGACGGCGTACACCCTCAAGGTCATCGGGACATA CGGTTACATGTCCCCGGAATACGCCATGGACGGCGTGTTCTCCATCAAATCCGACATCTACAGCTTCGGCGTCATGGTGCTGGAGATCGTCACCGGCAAGAAAATCCGAGGCTTTTACGACACCGAGCTCGATCTAAACCTCTGCGGTTAT GCGTGGATGTTGTGGAAGGAAGGCAGGAGCACGGAGCTCCTGGACGATGCGATGGGCGGCAGCTGCGATCACAGCCAGGTGCGGAGGTGCATACAGGTTGCTCTCATGTGCGTCGACGTGCAGCCTAGGAACAGGCCGATGATGTCGTCGGTAGTCATGATGCTGGCCGGCGAGAACGCCACGTTGCCGGAGCCAAATGAGCCCGGCGTAAACCTGGGGAGGAACAGGACAGATACAGGGTTTTCTGAAACTCAAAGTGAGTTCACTGTGACTACGACAGATACAGCTCACAGCAAAAGTTAG